Within Gammaproteobacteria bacterium, the genomic segment CATTCTTTCCGCTTGATCGAGTGAGACGCGCATGAATATTACAGCCACATTGTTTGGCCAGATCGTGGCCTTCATCCTGCTCATCTGGTTTGTTAACCGGCTGCTGTGGGGGCCGCTGACCGCGATGATGAAAGAGCGTGAGAAGCGTATCGCTGATGGACTGGCCGCAGGCGAAAAGGGCCGCCACGACCTGGAGCTGGCCGAAAAGCACGCCAAAGAAGTGCTGCAGAAGGTGAAGACCCAGTCTGCCGAGATACTGGCACAGGCCGAGCGTCGCGCCAATGAGATCGTGGAAGAGTCGAAGGGCAATGCCCGCGTCGAGGGTGAGCGCATCATCACGGCAGCCAAGGCCGAGATCGAGCAGGAAGTGAACCGCGCCAAGACCGAGTTGCGCACGCAGGTGGCGGCGATTGCCGTGGCCGGTGCGGAGAAGATTCTGGGTCGCGAGATCGATGCCAAGGCGCACAGCGAAGTGCTGAACCAGCTGGCTACAGAAATCTAGTCCGGACACTATCCATGGCCGAAAAAATCACCGCTGCCCGCCCCTACGCGCAAGCTGTATTCGAGCTGGCGCAGAGCCAGAAAGAATTGCAGCGCTGGTCGGAGATGCTGGCGCTCGCCGTCGCTGTGGCGAGTGACGACACGTTGCGCAAGCTCGTCGGTCATCCGCGCGTCCACAAGGCCCAGCTGGCCGAGCTGGTGCTGGCGGCGTGCGGCGATGGCCTGAGCGCCACCGGGCAAAACTTCATCCGCCTGTTGGTCGAAAATAGCCGACTGCCGCTGCTGCCGGAGATCGCGGCGCTGTATGAGGCGAGCCGCGCCGAGGCCGAGGGTGTGCTCAAGGTGCAGGTGACGTCGGCCTGGCCGCTCTCGAGCGCCGAAGAAGGCAAGATTGCCGCAGCGCTGAAGGCGCGCCTGCAAAGAGAAATCAAACTGACCGCGACGGTGGACAAGAGTCTGCTGGGCGGTGCCGTGATTCGCGCTGGAGACCGTGTTATCGACGGCTCGGTGCGCGGACAACTCGGCAAGCTCGCGCATGCATTGGCGCCCTGACCGGCAAGCACTTTAACCGAATTTCAGACTTTTATTTGAGGAAGCTTACATGAAGCTCAACCCTTCAGAAATCAGCAATTTGATCAAGAGCCGCATCGAGAATTTTGCGGTGCTCACCGAGGCGCGCACCGAAGGCACTGTGGTTTCAGTGACCGACGGCATTGTGCGCGTACACGGCCTGTCCGACGTGATGCAGGGCGAGATGATCGAGTTTCCCGGCAACACCTACGGCATGGCGCTCAACCTGGAGCGCGACTCCGTCGGCGCGGTGGTGCTGGGTGATTACGAACACATCAGCGAAGGCGACAGCGTAAAGTGCACCGGCCGCATTCTGGAGGTGCCGGTAGGCGAGGCGCTGCTGGGTCGCGTGGTGGATGCCCTCGGCAGCCCCATCGACGGCAAGGGTCCGATCAAGACCACACTGACCTCACCGATTGAAAAAGTAGCACCGGGCGTGATCGCACGCCAGTCGGTAAGCCAGCCGGTACAGACCGGCCTCAAGGCCATCGACGCGATGGTGCCGATTGGCCGCGGTCAGCGCGAGCTCATCATCGGTGACCGCCAGACCGGCAAGACCGCCGTGGCGGTAGACACCATCATCAACCAGAAGGGCACGGGCGTGAAGTGCGTCTATGTCGCCATCGGCCAGAAGGCATCGTCGGTGGCCGCCGTGGTACGCAAACTGGAAGAGCACGGCGCGCTGGCGCACACCATCGTCGTGACCGCCACCGCCTCGGATTCCGCCGCGATGCAGTTCATCGCACCCTACTCCGGCTGCTCCATGGGCGAATACTTCCGCGACATCGGCGAAGACGCACTCATCGTGTATGACGATCTGACCAAGCAGGCCTGGGCCTACCGTCAGGTATCGCTGTTGCTGCGCCGTCCGCCGGGCCGCGAGGCGTATCCGGGCGACGTGTTCTATCTGCACTCGCGCCTGCTGGAGCGCTCCGCGCGCGTGAACGCCGAGCATATCGAGAAGATCACCAACGGCAAGGTGAAAGGCAAAACCGGTTCACTCACGGGCCTGCCCATCATTGAAACCCAGGCCGGTGACGTGTCGGCCTTCGTACCCACCAACGTGATCTCGATCACCGACGGTCAGATCTTCCTCGAAACCGATTTGTTCAATGCCGGTATCCGGCCTGCCATCAACGCCGGTCTTTCCGTGTCGCGTGTGGGCGGCGCGGCGCAGACCAAGATCATCAAGAAGCTGGGTGGCGGCGTGCGTCTCGACCTGGCGCAGTACCGCGAACTTGCCGCATTCGCGCAGTTCGCCTCCGATCTCGACGAGAGCACCCGCAAACAGTTGGAGCGCGGTCAGCGCGTCATGGAGCTGATGAAGCAGAAGCAGTACGCGCCGATGAGCGTGGCCGAGTTGGCCGTATCGTTGTTCTCCGCCAATCAGGGCTTCCTCGACGATGTTGAGGTGCCCAAGATTCAAGCCTTCGAGCAGGCGCTGCTGAGCTACATGAAGTCCAGGCAGGCTGCGTTGATGGAGAAGATCAATGCCACGGGCGACTACAACAGCGATATCGAGGCTGGTCTGCGTGCCGCAGTAACAGAATTCAAGCAAAGCGGTGCATGGTAAAAAACAGATACAAGATACAAGTGGAAAGATACAAGTAAAACCAAAAGCAGGGTTTTACTTTTCTCTTGTACCTTTAACCTTTTCTCCGGGTTTTTAATATGGCTGGCAGCAAAAAAGAAATACGCACCAAGATCAAGAGCATCAAGAACACGCAGAAGATCACGCGTGCGATGGAGATGGTTGCGGCTTCAAAAATGCGCAAGGCGCAGGAGCGCGTGCGTGCTGCACGCCCCTATGCTGCCAAGATGCGCAACGTGATCGGCCATCTGGCCCACGCCCATCCGGAATACAAGCATCCCTATTTGCAGGAACGCACGGTCAAGCGCATCGGTTTTATTGTGGTGTCGTCCGACCGCGGGCTGTGTGGCGGCCTGAACACCAACCTGTTCCGTGCCGCGCTGGCCTCGATGCGC encodes:
- a CDS encoding F0F1 ATP synthase subunit delta is translated as MAEKITAARPYAQAVFELAQSQKELQRWSEMLALAVAVASDDTLRKLVGHPRVHKAQLAELVLAACGDGLSATGQNFIRLLVENSRLPLLPEIAALYEASRAEAEGVLKVQVTSAWPLSSAEEGKIAAALKARLQREIKLTATVDKSLLGGAVIRAGDRVIDGSVRGQLGKLAHALAP
- a CDS encoding F0F1 ATP synthase subunit B; this translates as MNITATLFGQIVAFILLIWFVNRLLWGPLTAMMKEREKRIADGLAAGEKGRHDLELAEKHAKEVLQKVKTQSAEILAQAERRANEIVEESKGNARVEGERIITAAKAEIEQEVNRAKTELRTQVAAIAVAGAEKILGREIDAKAHSEVLNQLATEI
- the atpA gene encoding F0F1 ATP synthase subunit alpha, whose product is MKLNPSEISNLIKSRIENFAVLTEARTEGTVVSVTDGIVRVHGLSDVMQGEMIEFPGNTYGMALNLERDSVGAVVLGDYEHISEGDSVKCTGRILEVPVGEALLGRVVDALGSPIDGKGPIKTTLTSPIEKVAPGVIARQSVSQPVQTGLKAIDAMVPIGRGQRELIIGDRQTGKTAVAVDTIINQKGTGVKCVYVAIGQKASSVAAVVRKLEEHGALAHTIVVTATASDSAAMQFIAPYSGCSMGEYFRDIGEDALIVYDDLTKQAWAYRQVSLLLRRPPGREAYPGDVFYLHSRLLERSARVNAEHIEKITNGKVKGKTGSLTGLPIIETQAGDVSAFVPTNVISITDGQIFLETDLFNAGIRPAINAGLSVSRVGGAAQTKIIKKLGGGVRLDLAQYRELAAFAQFASDLDESTRKQLERGQRVMELMKQKQYAPMSVAELAVSLFSANQGFLDDVEVPKIQAFEQALLSYMKSRQAALMEKINATGDYNSDIEAGLRAAVTEFKQSGAW